A DNA window from Fragaria vesca subsp. vesca linkage group LG3, FraVesHawaii_1.0, whole genome shotgun sequence contains the following coding sequences:
- the LOC101306030 gene encoding putative F-box protein At4g21240-like, translated as MSSQIGSKSLPEELIPDILLRLPIKSLIRFTSVCKPWMSTIKDPKFIRNFSEQNATHLILLHTVHSHRYWTGTERRAEIHGFKEDSYSLLHDDTAVSEYCKIEFPVALNEELINPCFRVVGTCNGLVLLDDDLGYYGYTFVIWNPSIRKYVTLPKPSVRFETHGRYNASLGLGYDAIGNDYKVVRLTDHVHNYYDCRTFGQVYSLAKGSWSMISQFPRFLCLIPLSMFLSTGHFTGWLGIG; from the coding sequence ATGTCATCACAGATTGGCTCAAAATCTCTCCCTGAAGAACTCATACCCGACATCCTACTCAGACTACCCATCAAATCCCTCATCAGATTCACCTCTGTCTGTAAACCTTGGATGTCCACCATCAAAGACCCAAAATTTATCCGCAATTTCAGTGAGCAAAATGCCACCCACCTCATTCTCCTCCACACTGTTCACAGTCACCGCTACTGGACTGGAACTGAACGAAGAGCTGAAATCCATGGGTTCAAAGAAGACTCTTACTCTCTGCTTCATGATGACACTGCTGTTTCTGAGTATTGCAAGATTGAGTTTCCAGTTGCTCTTAATGAAGAATTGATCAATCCGTGTTTTCGTGTGGTGGGTACTTGTAATGGGTTGGTTTTGCTTGATGATGATTTGGGGTATTATGGTTACACCTTTGTTATATGGAATCCTAGTATTAGAAAGTATGTGACCCTTCCCAAGCCCAGTGTGAGGTTTGAGACGCACGGTAGATATAATGCTTCACTTGGTTTGGGTTATGATGCTATTGGTAATGACTATAAGGTTGTGAGACTGACTGATCATGTCCACAACTATTATGATTGCCGGACTTTTGGTCAGGTATATTCGCTGGCCAAGGGATCTTGGAGCATGATCAGTCAGTTTCCTCGTTTTTTGTGCCTGATTCCTTTGTCCATGTTTTTGTCAACGGGGCACTTCACTGGCTGGCTGGGAATTGGATAG
- the LOC101306321 gene encoding F-box protein CPR30-like, with translation MWDDCYEGKSLLSPASTSKLGLSISDVITDWLKSLPEELIPDILIRLPIKSLIRFTSVCKPWMSTIKDPTFVRNFSDQNATHLILLHVVQSEGYFNPEGTIQIIGFQEDSYSLLHDDTAVSEYCKVEFPIALNEELINPCFRVVGTCNGLVLLADDLGDYGYTFVLWNPSIRKYVTLPKPSVWFSTHGRYDASLGLGYDAISNDYKVVRLTTLFDQSDDCLTKAQVYSLGEGSWKMLLPVPVPQCFVSDSLVHVFVNGSLHWMAIQWTEIYMNYFILTFDVAGESFGERLLPKSFKLDEPLDLRLSVSGDRKSIALFVRCENYEGDSFLDVWVMKEYSEEKSWTKLVVLSPQGPERSLPKAFCFKRSGEVILELDGSHELISFDVVSKEFKHLGISGGPICSVDSFEESIVLLDRNDAASY, from the coding sequence ATGTGGGACGATTGCTATGAAGGTAAGTCTCTCTTGAGCCCTGCATCCACCTCTAAGCTTGGTCTGTCCATTTCTGATGTCATAACAGATTGGCTTAAATCCCTCCCTGAAGAACTCATACCCGACATCCTAATCAGACTACCCATCAAATCCCTCATTAGATTCACCTCTGTCTGTAAACCTTGGATGTCCACCATCAAAGACCCAACATTTGTTCGCAATTTCAGTGACCAAAATGCCACCCACCTCATTCTCCTCCACGTTGTTCAGAGTGAAGGCTACTTTAACCCTGAAGGAACAATTCAAATCATTGGGTTCCAAGAAGACTCTTACTCTCTGCTTCATGATGACACTGCTGTTTCTGAGTATTGCAAGGTTGAGTTTCCAATTGCTCTTAATGAAGAATTGATCAATCCGTGTTTTCGTGTGGTGGGTACTTGTAATGGGTTGGTTTTGCTTGCTGATGATTTGGGGGATTATGGTTACACCTTTGTTTTATGGAATCCTAGTATTAGAAAGTATGTGACCCTTCCCAAGCCCAGTGTGTGGTTTTCGACGCACGGTAGGTATGATGCTTCACTTGGTCTGGGTTATGATGCTATTAGTAATGACTATAAGGTTGTGAGACTTACCACCCTTTTCGACCAATCTGATGATTGCCTGACTAAAGCTCAGGTATATTCACTCGGCGAGGGCTCTTGGAAGATGCTCCTTCCTGTTCCTGTTCCTCAGTGTTTTGTGTCTGATTCCTTGGTCCATGTTTTTGTCAACGGGTCACTTCACTGGATGGCTATCCAATGGACAGAGATATATATGAACTATTTCATTTTGACATTTGATGTGGCTGGTGAATCATTTGGAGAGAGATTGTTGCCCAAGAGCTTCAAATTGGATGAGCCACTAGACTTGAGGTTGTCTGTTTCTGGAGATAGAAAATCGATTGCTCTGTTTGTGAGGTGTGAGAATTATGAAGGTGATTCTTTTCTTGATGTTTGGGTAATGAAAGAGTACAGTGAGGAGAAATCATGGACAAAATTGGTTGTTCTCAGTCCACAAGGTCCGGAAAGAAGTCTACCCAAGGCATTTTGTTTCAAGAGGAGTGGTGAAGTGATATTGGAACTAGACGGTAGCCATGAGTTAATTTCTTTTGATGTTGTGAGCAAAGAGTTTAAACATCTAGGGATATCTGGAGGGCCAATTTGCTCTGTTGACTCTTTTGAAGAGAGCATTGTCTTGCTCGACAGGAATGATGCAGCTTCATACTGA
- the LOC101306616 gene encoding uncharacterized protein LOC101306616: MANSQQYLFLIILASWAIVSLGLGLDSMGPFACMQKMTPCQQYFKKLDNVPDTCCDPMKNMLSEKSDDRKCICGALSNPLVLKNLNVTQDEVMDLANACGLKADVSKCDGKSKDTKDNASPSSSPETGKSSPSPSPAPNAASCFGKSGFAASFIAALIFSAAF, from the coding sequence ATGGCTAATTCACAGCAGTATTTGTTTCTGATCATCTTGGCTTCATGGGCGATTGTAAGTTTAGGCCTGGGTCTTGACTCCATGGGACCATTTGCATGCATGCAGAAAATGACCCCTTGTCAACAGTACTTCAAGAAACTGGACAATGTGCCTGATACATGTTGTGACCCGATGAAGAACATGCTATCGGAGAAATCGGACGATAGGAAATGCATTTGCGGCGCCTTGAGCAACCCCCTGGTGCTGAAGAACTTGAACGTGACTCAGGATGAGGTCATGGATCTTGCAAATGCTTGTGGCTTGAAGGCTGACGTTTCAAAATGCGACGGTAAGTCAAAGGACACTAAGGATAATGCATCTCCATCTTCTTCACCAGAAACCGGCAAGTCCTCCCCAAGTCCATCACCAGCTCCTAATGCAGCCTCTTGTTTCGGCAAATCTGGTTTTGCAGCCTCGTTCATTGCAGCTCTAATTTTTTCAGCAGCATTTTAA
- the LOC101306800 gene encoding uncharacterized protein LOC101306800 isoform 2 translates to MMEAAGNPPKPGNKKKRNKKKGGKASNNQFGATNPTQANQDAPVQSVDSPLETWIFSTASSYHVTADREIMENYTSGNFGKVYLATGNSMDVVGKGDVRIKLSSNATWILRDVKHVPGYAWNQISVGVLCEKGYGMTYSHVGWKISKGDFAFTVPLDPNPPMRITFLSASPL, encoded by the exons ATGATGGAAGCCGCAG GGAATCCTCCGAAGCCTGGAAACAAGAAAAAACGTAACAAGAAGAAAGGTGGTAAAGCTTCAAACAACCAATTTGGGGCAACTAATCCCACGCAAGCAAACCAAGATGCTCCAGTTCAGAGCGTGGATAGTCCATTGGAGACATGGATTTTTAGCACTGCATCATCCTATCATGTTACAGCAGATCGGGAGATTATGGAGAACTATACTAGTGGCAATTTCGGCAAGGTCTACCTAGCTACTGGTAATTCCATGGATGTTGTGGGTAAGGGTGATGTTCGCATCAAACTGTCCAGTAATGCCACATGGATTCTACGTGATGTGAAACACGTTCCGGGTTATGCGTGGAATCAAATTTCTGTGGGGGTGTTGTGTGAAAAAGGCTATGGGATGACATACTCTCATGTCGGTTGGAAGATTTCGAAAGGAGATTTTGCTTTTACAGTCCCGCTTGATCCAAATCCTCCTATGCGTATCACTTTTCTATCCGCGTCACCCCTTTGA
- the LOC101306904 gene encoding magnesium transporter MRS2-3-like → MRPHHLLPQPSKSTPPAVEDPAGSHRPPAAALAGLHGPRKKGIKSTTSVRAWLVIDSGGNSQVVEAGKHAIMRRTGLPARDLRILDPVLQCPSTVLGRERAIVINLEHIKAIITAQEVLLVNSADLSVTPFVDELQRRLVRRQQEGNDDGHSKLHDLGESQPIKESRQNSPSGFEGRKHDGVGKEVKNQLYGSKVPPFEFVALEACLVAACTSLENEAKGLEEEAHPALDKLSSKISTLNLERVRQIKSRLVAISGRVQKVRDEIEHLLDDDEDMAEMYLTDKLSVESDLENSSTSSMNEQMRNEIDDEIHQAAEANDRNSHTGTGTSKQLDVEELEMLLEAYFVQIDGTLNNLSTLREYVDDTEDYINIMLDDKQNQLLQMGVVLSTATLVVNAFIVVAGIFGMNIGIELFDEELKTGNKKFMWTIGGSSMGCVFLFVIAIAWGKYMRLLD, encoded by the exons ATGAGACCTCATCATCTTCTTCCTCAGCCCTCCAAGTCAACTCCTCCAGCCGTAGAAGACCCCGCCGGATCCCACCGTCCACCGGCCGCGGCATTAGCGGGCCTTCATGGGCCCAGGAAGAAAGGGATCAAGTCTACAACAAGCGTCCGTGCGTGGCTGGTGATCGACTCCGGAGGCAACTCTCAAGTCGTGGAGGCCGGAAAACACGCGATCATGCGGCGCACCGGTCTGCCGGCACGTGACCTCCGGATCCTCGACCCGGTTCTGCAGTGCCCGTCGACGGTGCTGGGTCGAGAGAGAGCTATTGTCATAAACTTGGAGCACATCAAAGCCATCATCACTGCGCAGGAGGTTTTGTTAGTCAACTCCGCTGACCTTTCTGTCACTCCCTTTGTTGACGAGCTTCAACGTAGGCTGGTTCGTCGTCAACAA GAGGGTAATGATGATGGACATTCAAAGTTGCATGATTTGGGGGAGTCACAGCCGATAAAAGAGAGCCGTCAGAACTCTCCAAGTGGGTTTGAGGGTCGTAAACATGATGGAGTAGGGAAAGAAGTGAAGAATCAATTATATGGATCCAAGGTTCCTCCCTTTGAGTTTGTAGCATTAGAGGCTTGTCTTGTGGCTGCTTGCACATCCTTGGAAAATGAA GCAAAGGGATTGGAGGAAGAAGCTCATCCAGCTTTGGATAAGCTGAGTTCAAAGATTAGTACTTTGAATCTAGAACGTGTGCGCCAAATCAAAAGCCGCTTGGTTGCTATATCCGGACGTGTTCAGAAG GTGAGGGATGAAATTGAACATTTGCTGGATGATGATGAAGATATGGCTGAGATGTATCTGACTGACAAGCTCTCTGTTGAGTCAGACCTGGAGAACTCTTCTACTTCGTCCATGAATGAGCAGATGAGAAATGAAATAGATGATGAAATTCATCAAGCAGCTGAAGCGAACGACAG GAACAGCCATACTGGTACAGGTACAAGCAAGCAGCTGGACGTTGAGGAGCTAGAAATGCTTTTGGAGGCATACTTTGTCCAAATTGATGGCACCCTAAACAATTTATCCACG CTGAGGGAGTATGTAGACGACACAGAGGATTACATTAACATAATGCTGGATGATAAACAGAATCAGCTGCTGCAGATGGGAGTAGTTTTATCCACTGCAACACTTGTGGTGAATGCGTTTATCGTTGTTGCCGGAATCTTTGGCATGAATATTGGGATCGAACTGTTTGACGAAGAACTGAAAACGGGAAACAAGAAGTTCATGTGGACTATTGGTGGGAGTTCCATGGGGTGCGTATTCTTGTTTGTGATTGCCATTGCCTGGGGTAAGTATATGCGCTTGCTGGATTAG